ATCAGGCCGCTGTCCATCTCCGAGGCATTGCCGACCTGACCATGGGCCAGCTTGGACGAATGCGCTTCCACGTGGTTCGTGAAGAGTGGCGCGATAACCCCGCAGTCGTCGCGGATGAGGCGCTGCATCTCGCCATACATCTGGCGGCGCTTGTCGTCGTCGAGTTCGGTGCGCGCGGCGATCAGCAGCTTGTCGAACGCCTCGTTGCTCCACTGGGTCGCGTTCCACGGAACGCCGCTCAGATAGGACGAGGAGAGCATCCAATCCTCCGTGGCGCGGCCGGAGGAATAACTGGCGCAGAACGGGCGGACCCGCCAGATGTTCTTCCAGTAGCCATCGCCGGGCACGCGATCGACGTTGACGGTGATGCCGGCCGCCGCAGCGCTCTTTTGATAGAGCACGGCCATGTCGACGGCACCGGCGAAGGCGCCGTCAGAGGTTGCGAGGTCGACGGTGAGGCTCGAGAGCCCGGCCTGTTTGAGGTGGAACTTCGCCTTGTCGGGATCGTAGGCGCGCTGCTCGAGGCTGCGATCGAAGTAGCGATTGGCCGGCCCGACTGGGTGATCGTTGCCGAGCATGCCGTGGCCGTAGAGAATTTTCTCCAACATCTCCTCGCGATCCACGGCGTATTTCAACGCCATGCGGACATTATTGTCCTTGTAGAGATCGTTCGTGGTGATCATCTGGAACATGAAGTGCTTGTTGCCAGTCTGCTCGTTGATGGCAATGCCGGGCACGCTCTTGAGGCGCTCGAGCGTCTTGAGGTCGACGCCGCTGATGATGTCCACGCCGCCCGAAAGGAGGGCGTTCGTGCGCGCCGCGATGTCGGCGAAGTTGATCAACTCGATGGAGTCGAAGTGGGCGCGTGCGTCGCCCCGGTAATAGTTGGGGTTGCGCTTGGCGACCGCCCGCACTCCGGGCTCGAAGCTCTCGAGGACGTAGCCTCCGGTCCCGATACCCTTGCCCATGGCGCCTTCGGGCATCATGCAGAGATGATAATCGAAGAGCAGGTAGGGGAAATCCGCATTGCCACCCTTGAGCTTGATGACAACGCGGCTGTCGCCGTCGGCCGCCATGCTCTCGATCGGGTCGACGATCTGCTTGATCGGGGATTTGGAATCCGGTCCCCGGTGATGGTTGATCGAGGCGATCACGTCGGCGGAAGTGAATGGCTTGCCGTCGTGGAATGTGACGCCCTTGCGAAGCTCGAAGGTCCAGGTCGCCGCATCGGGCGAGGCTTGCCAGCTCTCGGCGAGCGCCCCGATCAGCTTGCCGTCGACATCGACCTCGGTGAGGCGGCTGTAGAGGGCGCCGGCTCCGAGCACCGCCATGAAGAGGTCGGCGAACGTGATCGGATCGAGCGAGTCGCCCGAGTGACCACCACCGATGCCGAGCCGCAGATGCCCGCCACGCTTGGGTGCGGCCGCTGCCGCGCCGTCTATGGCCGACAGCAGTCCCGAGCCAAACGTCAGGGCCGCCGCACCCGTCGTCCGCAACACAGTACGCCGTGTTAATTTCCTCGCCATGGCCGTTTTTCTCCGTTCAAGAAACGCCGATTCCTAACGCTTGTGTGCCTCGCACCAGGCCAGCACGTCGCGATATTCCATCATCCGATCGGGAAAGCCCTCGGCACGGATCTCGACGCCGGCTGCCTCCTCCATCATCTTGATCACGTGGGGTGTCCAGGCGTCACCGCCGTATTTCGATTTGGCCTCGATGAACATCTGATCCATCAGTCCGGTGAACTTCAGCGCCACGTCGTGGCTGCGCCCGAGTTCCATCATCAGCCCGAGGTCCTTGCAGGCCAGCGCCAGGGTGAATGCGGTATCGAGGCTGCCGTTGAGGATGACGGGCGCCACGGTCTCGAATTCGATGCTGTTTCCGGAACTGGCCTGGATGGCGTGATAGGCCACG
This window of the Hyphomicrobiales bacterium genome carries:
- a CDS encoding peptide ABC transporter substrate-binding protein produces the protein MARKLTRRTVLRTTGAAALTFGSGLLSAIDGAAAAAPKRGGHLRLGIGGGHSGDSLDPITFADLFMAVLGAGALYSRLTEVDVDGKLIGALAESWQASPDAATWTFELRKGVTFHDGKPFTSADVIASINHHRGPDSKSPIKQIVDPIESMAADGDSRVVIKLKGGNADFPYLLFDYHLCMMPEGAMGKGIGTGGYVLESFEPGVRAVAKRNPNYYRGDARAHFDSIELINFADIAARTNALLSGGVDIISGVDLKTLERLKSVPGIAINEQTGNKHFMFQMITTNDLYKDNNVRMALKYAVDREEMLEKILYGHGMLGNDHPVGPANRYFDRSLEQRAYDPDKAKFHLKQAGLSSLTVDLATSDGAFAGAVDMAVLYQKSAAAAGITVNVDRVPGDGYWKNIWRVRPFCASYSSGRATEDWMLSSSYLSGVPWNATQWSNEAFDKLLIAARTELDDDKRRQMYGEMQRLIRDDCGVIAPLFTNHVEAHSSKLAHGQVGNASEMDSGLMIERWWFA